The window TCAGCTCATCGGTTTTGTAGGTTGGTTCACAGACTCGAACCACATCATGCACACCATGCCTCAGGAGTTCCTGCAAGCAAAATTTTAAATATACTGCCACTGCAATAAACTTCTTTGCAAAATTCTCAATCCTTTTCTAGTTAGCACCATAGTTTCATCTTTTTGCCGGAGAAATTAccttcacaaaaataaaacactacTGCTGAGCCAACTTATGCCACAACTGATATCAAAAAGATAATATCCAAGAACTACAATAGCCTCTAGTGGATGGGAAGACATGCACAGGGGCAAGGAAAAAAgttctctcacactctcagtctctctcagtctcactcactctctcagtctcactcactctctcagtctcactcactctctcagtctcactcactctctcagtctcactcactctctcagtctcactcactcactcactcactcactcactcactcactcactcactcactcactcactcactcactcactcactcactcactcactcactcacaataataatgatcattattaatcataataattgtcattataattataataaaaacaaacaaaacaaaaacaaaaacaaaaacaaaaacaaaaacaataataataataatgataataatagttaataactaataacaataacaataacaacaacaacaataataatacacactatacatcactccctccttcactcaaCTCTTGCATACACTACTCAAACACCCATTCACAGAGTTATTTCTGGTATTATAGTATAGATACAGACAATGAATAGGTGGCGACAAAAATATTTTTAACCTGTCTTCCTTACACGACCTAACAAAAGCAAACAGTGTGTTAATGACTGGGATTGGCAGTGGGCTAGTGTGCACAATACAGGAAGCTTCCAGTATCAATTACCCTACAATATTAACAGCTCTCCCCCCAAGATTAATCTAAAAGCCTTCACCGGCCAATAAATAAacgacaaatatatattcaagagCTAATTATGATTTCTAAACATATGCTTATCAAAAATATTACCATCTGTAATATTTTTGAGACACACAGCTAGTAAATGAAGAATAGCGGCAACCTGTTTTAGATAGAGATAGTCGGTTTTTGGCTGGGCTACTTTTAGCTTTCACTTTccgaaaataaatcaaacaatgCAATCCTaagagtgaaggaaaagaaacaagtaaaatatGAAACTTTCATTCTTTTTAAACATTTGCCAAGAAAAGTTATGGTCGGAAATGATAAAATAgcagagaagagagtagaaataAAAACTAGGACAAGAGAAGCAAGCAAAGAGAGAATAAGCAAGAATGGGAGAAGACTACAAAGGGAGGAAACACAGGCACAAAAGGTGGGGACTAAAAGGAAGGAGACAAATGCAAAGGAGAAAAGTTATGTGCAAAAAaagacatgattttttttttatggggggaagGACAATGACaaacaaagaagggaaaataCTGGGAAGAACAGATGTAGGATTGGGAGAAGATGAACACAAAAAAAGGAGGGCATCAAACACAAAAAAGGAAGATGTTCAAGTACAAAAGGTGAGAAGAGCATATACAGCAGAGTACAAAAACAGATGACATTATCCAGagggaaaaaacaaggaaaacacaaCCAGGAAACAGAGCAGATAGAAGAGAATTGTGAGAAAATacatgagaaagggaagggagaagggagttggggagaagacaggagaaggaaaaaaagaggggaaggagacataagggaagaaggggagaagatgcATGAAGGGAAGAAGACACGCAGGGATGCAAGAAGACATACAAGGGGAGAAGAAACACAGAAAGGGGAGTTGAAACACAAGAAGGGGAGATGACTcacaagaaggagagaagacacacaaaaagagggagagacatgcaagaaggggagaagacacacaaaaagagggagacaagTAAGAAGGGGGGAAGACAAGCAATAAGGGGTGGGAGacatgcaagggggggggggggggagtcaagcaAGAAGGAGATGAAACACAAGAAGGAATACATAAAAGTGAGGAAtgcaaaagaaaacacaaaagaaaaggaaaatatacaaccCACAAGATAGGGGGGGGCACAAGAGGGAAAGACACACAAGAGGGGGGACACAtacaagaagggggaggaagacacacaagaaggggggaagacacacaagaaggggggaagacacacaagaagggaggaagacacacaagaagggaggaagacacacaagaagggggaagacacacaagaagggggaagacacacaagaagggggaagacacacaagaagagggaagacacacaagaagaaaggaagacacacaagaaggggggagacacacaagaagaagggaagacacacaagaagggggaagacacacaagaagggggaagacacacaagaagggggaaaacacacaagaagggggaagacacacaagaagggggaagacacacaagaagggggggagacacacaagaagggggaagacacacaagaagggggaagacacacaagaagggggaaaacacacaagaagggggaagacacacaagaaaggggggaagacacacaagaaaggggggaagacacacaagaaaggggggaagacacacaagaagaaaggaagacacacaagaagaaaaaggaagacacacaagaagggggaagacacacaagaagaaaggaagacacacaagaagggggaagacacacaagaaggggGCAGACACACAAGGAggaagacacacaagaagggggaagacacacaagaagggggaagacacacaagaagggggatgacacacaagaagggggatgacacacaagaagaaaggaagacacaagaaggggggggaagacacacaagaagaaaggaagacacataagaagggggggaagacacacaagaagaaaggaagacacataagaagggggaagacacacaagaagggggaagacacacaagaagggggaagacacacaagaagggggaagacacacaagaagggggaagacacacaagaagggggaagacacacaagaagggggaagacacacaagaagggggaagacacacaaggaaagggggaagacacacaaggaaagggggggaagacacacaagaaaggggggaaggacacACAAGAAGGGGAGACACACAGAAgggggaagacacacaagaaggggggaagacacacaagaaggggGAAGACACACAAAGGGGGAAGCACACAAGAAGGGGGAAAACACACAAGAAAGGGGAAgacaacacaaagaaaaacacaagggggaagacacacaagaagggggaagacacacacgaaaaaggaagacaaatgaaGGGGAAGACACAACAAGAAGAAgggaagacacacaagaaggggGGACACAACACAAGAAgggggaagacacacaagaagggaagacacacaagaaggggaagacacacaagaagaaaggaagacacacaGAAGGGGAAGGACACACaaagaagggggaagacacacaagaagggggaagacacaagaaggaagggaagacacacaagaaggggaagacacacaagaaggaggaagacacacaagaagaaaggaaacacagaagaaaaaagggagacacacaagaagggggaagacacacaagaaggaggaagacacacaagaagggggaagacacacaagaagaaaggaagacacagaagaaaaaagggagacatacaagaaggggggagacacacaaagggggggggagcaagagaaatggggacaagaggaagagggaactagaaaaaggataaaacaaaggataaaaaaggggaCAAACACAAAGTAGAAGAcaagcaaagaagagaaaaaacaagtaaagaagagagaatacaAACACAAGAGAAACAAGACAATGGCCAAGAGACAAGACAATGGCCAAAAGACAAGGCAATGGCCAAGAGACAAGGCAATGGCCAAGAGACAAGGCAATGGCCAAGAGACAAGGCAATGGCCAAGAGACAAGGCAATGGCCAAGAGACAAGACAATGGCCAAGAGACAAGGCAATGGCCAAGAGACAAGGCAATGGCCAAGAGACAAGGCAATGGCCAAGAGACAAGACAATGGCCAAGAGACAAGACAATGGCCAAGAGACAAGACAATGGCCAAGAGACAAGACAATGG of the Penaeus chinensis breed Huanghai No. 1 chromosome 18, ASM1920278v2, whole genome shotgun sequence genome contains:
- the LOC125034614 gene encoding antigen LPMC-61-like, giving the protein MAKRQDNGQKTRQWPRDKAMAKRQGNGQETRQWPRDKAMAKRQDNGQETRQWPRDKAMAKRQGNGQETRQWPRDKTMAKRQDNGQETRQWPRDKTMAKRQDNGQETRQWPRDKTMAKRQDNGQETRQWPRDKTMAKRQDNGQETRQWPREK